The following coding sequences lie in one Anguilla rostrata isolate EN2019 chromosome 8, ASM1855537v3, whole genome shotgun sequence genomic window:
- the matn1 gene encoding cartilage matrix protein — protein sequence MKPGLPSSACLLLLCLLGARATTDPRQAAAMAAGLCKTRPTDLVFIVDSSRSVRPSEFEQVKVFLAKVIEGLNVGPNATRVGVINYASRVKNEVSLKTHRTKAALIKAVTRIEPLSTGTMTGLAIQFAVNVAFSEGEGARVRSPDVSKVAIIVTDGRPQDNVKDVAKKARDSGIEMFAIGVGRVDMNTLKQIASEPEEDHVDYVESYSVIEKLTKKFQEAFCVTDLCASGDHDCKQVCISKPGSYKCACKKGFTLMEDGRSCSPCSDSATDVVFLIDGSKSVRPENFELVKKWINQIVEKLDVAENKAHVGLVQYSSAVKSEFPLGQYNSKKDLKDAVKKMAYMERGTMTGQALSYLLDNSFTPNQGARPGVSKVGIVFTDGRSQDYIGDAAKKAKELGYKMYAVGVGNAVEDELREIASEPIAEHYFYTADFKAMNQIAKKLTGNICEKENPCECESIVKFQKKVEAALQALTKKLEGIAKRIAALENKIV from the exons ATGAAGCCGGGTCTGCCGTCCTCCGCATGCCTCCTGCTGCTGTGCCTGCTGGGGGCCCGCGCCACCACGGATCCCCGCCAAGCCGCCGCCATGG CTGCCGGCCTGTGCAAGACTCGCCCCACAGACCTGGTATTCATAGTGGACAGCTCCCGCAGTGTACGGCCATCCGAGTTTGAGCAGGTGAAGGTGTTCCTGGCTAAGGTGATTGAGGGGCTGAACGTCGGGCCCAACGCCACCCGCGTGGGCGTGATCAACTACGCCAGCCGGGTGAAGAACGAGGTGTCGCTGAAGACCCACCGCACCAAGGCTGCGCTGATCAAAGCCGTCACCCGCATCGAGCCGCTCTCCACCGGCACCATGACCGGCCTCGCCATCCAGTTCGCCGTCAACGTGGCCTTCAGCGAAGGCGAGGGGGCCCGCGTGCGCTCTCCCGACGTCAGCAAG GTGGCAATCATTGTGACAGACGGGCGTCCCCAGGACAATGTTAAAGATGTGGCGAAAAAAGCAAGGGATTCTGGGATTGAAATGTTTGCCATTGGTGTGGGCCGTGTGGACATGAACACGCTGAAGCAGATTGCCAGTGAGCCTGAGGAGGACCACGTGGACTATGTGGAGAGCTACAGTGTCATTGAGAAGCTCACCAAGAAGTTCCAGGAGGCTTTCTGTG TCACGGACCTGTGCGCAAGCGGAGACCACGACTGTAAGCAGGTATGCATCAGCAAGCCCGGCTCTTACAAGTGCGCCTGCAAGAAGGGATTCACCCTCATGGAGGACGGACGATCCTGCAGTC CTTGCAGTGATTCTGCTACTGATGTGGTGTTCCTGATCGATGGCTCCAAGAGTGTGCGGCCCGAGAACTTTGAGCTGGTGAAGAAGTGGATCAACCAGATCGTGGAGAAGCTGGACGTGGCTGAAAACAAGGCCCATGTGGGGCTCGTGCAGTACTCCAGTGCGGTCAAGTCCGAGTTCCCACTTGGCCAATACAACAGTAAAAAGGACCTGAAGGATGCCGTGAAGAAGATGGCCTACATGGAGAGGGGGACCATGACCGGCCAGGCCCTGAGCTACCTTCTGGACAACAGTTTCACACCCAACCAGGGGGCCCGTCCAGGTGTCTCCAAAGTGGGCATTGTCTTCACCGATGGGCGTTCCCAGGACTACATTGGAGATGCTGCCAAGAAGGCTAAAGAGCTGG GATATAAGATGTACGCAGTGGGAGTTGGGAACGCGGTGGAGGATGAGCTGAGAGAGATTGCATCTGAGCCCATTGCCGAGCACTACTTCTACACCGCTGACTTCAAGGCGATGAACCAGATCGCCAAGAAGCTTACCGGGAACATctgtgaaa AAGAGAATCCCTGTGAATGTGAATCGATTGTCAAGTTCCAGAAAAAGGTTGAAGCTGCTTTGCaagcattaacaaaaaaat TGGAGGGCATAGCGAAGAGGATCGCAGCACTGGAGAACAAAATCGTCTGA
- the sesn2 gene encoding sestrin-2, translating to MLDMTPVLSASGWDRSREHDNEDQDCECPQSKSETVNKSRKFYRLCSRDEKERAAALEALTKSVLSSLGQHGDSARIDEDTLLQLLQVAKTCPFPDIRERAAELLKTAQDHGVDIPQPLASGPSAFIPTEEILEQGGDQPVLMEAFLSMGRVDHVTMVMALHPAYLSCFLRTQQALLQFDGPLPCHWRHYIVIMAAARHHCSYLVQLHRCWFLQAGGDESWLQGLHCAPPKLRRLGPINKLLAHRPWLLSPEHIQELVSPGSEDRWSLAELIQAVVLLAHSHSLSSFVWGCGVNPEPDHMAGHAFQPPSPSARPSHSPMPEDAASRTGGSDAVTEVEVLMKRMQLLQQQEEEFSQEEMVTRFEKERRECLLVTPCDERPRTLPDSVSRFVEDAGYGYQDFAPRGEQAPATMRTQALLMTAYRNGQLLDEKFQVVLGLTYHTMAMHRDVDTFMLRKAVWNYIHCVYGIRYDDYDYGDVNQLLERSLKVYIKTVACYPEKTTRRMYSGFWRQFRHSEKVHVNLLLLEARLQAALQYALRAIGRYMT from the exons ATGTTGGATATGACACCGGTACTATCAGCCTCGGGGTGGGACCGAAGCCGGGAACATGATAATGAAGACCAGGATTGTGAGTGCCCCCAATCGAAATCCGAAACTGTGAATAAATCTAGAAAATTCTATCGCCTGTGCAGTAGAGACGAGAAGGAGCGAGCTGCGGCTTTGGAGGCACTTACGAAGAGCGTCCTGTCGAGTTTGGGCCAGCATGGCGATTCGGCTAGAATCGACGAAGACACCCTTTTACAACTGCTCCAGGTGGCCAAGACTTGCCCTTTTCCGGACATAAGGGAAAGAGCAGCAGAACTCCTAAAAACCGCACAG GACCATGGAGTTGATATTCCCCAGCCTCTGGCCTCTGGACCTAGTGCCTTCATCCCAACAGAGGAG ATTCTGGAGCAGGGCGGGGACCAGCCAGTGCTTATGGAGGCCTTTCTGTCCATGGGGCGCGTGGACCATGTGACCATGGTGATGGCGCTTCACCCTGCCTACCTGAGCTGTTTCCTGCGCAcccagcaggccctgctgcAGTTCGACGGGCCCTTGCCCTGCCACTGGAGGCACTACATCGTCATCATG GCGGCCGCCCGTCACCACTGCTCGTACCTGGTGCAGCTGCACCGCTGCTGGTTCCTGCAGGCGGGCGGGGACGAGAGCTGGCTGCAGGGTCTGCACTGCGCCCCGCCCAAACTGCGCCGGCTCGGCCCCATCAATAAGCTGCTGGCTCACCGGCCATGGCTGCTCAGTCCTGAGCACATACAG GAGTTGGTATCTCCCGGGAGTGAGGACCGCTGGTCCCTGGCTGAACTGATCCAGGCCGTGGTCCTGCTGGCCCACTCCCATTCCCTCTCCTCGTTTGTGTGGGGGTGCGGGGTCAATCCCGAGCCCGACCACATGGCGGGACACGCCTTCCAGCCGCCGTCGCCCTCCGCCCGCCCCTCCCACAGCCCCATGCCGGAAGACGCCGCCAGCCGGACGGGG GGTTCAGATGCGGTCACTGAGGTGGAGGTCCTGATGAAGAGAATGCagcttctgcagcagcaggaggaagagTTCAGCCAGGAGGAAATGGTGACCCGCTTTGAGAAGGAGAGGCGCGAGTGTCTGCTGGTCACGCCGTGTG ATGAACGCCCACGCACCCTCCCGGACAGCGTGTCCCGTTTCGTGGAGGACGCTGGTTATGGCTATCAGGACTTCGCCCCCCGCGGGGAACAGGCCCCCGCCACCATGCGCACCCAG GCTCTCCTGATGACCGCCTACCGAAATGGCCAGCTGCTGGATGAGAAGTTCCAGGTGGTGCTGGGCCTGACCTACCACACCATGGCCATGCACCGCGACGTGGACACCTTCATGCTCCGCAAGGCCGTGTGGAACTACATCCACTGCGTCTACGGCATCCG GTACGACGACTACGACTACGGCGACGTGAACCAGCTGCTGGAGCGCAGCCTGAAGGTGTACATTAAGACGGTGGCCTGCTACCCGGAGAAGACCACGCGCAGGATGTACAGCGGCTTCTGGAGGCAGTTCCGCCACTCTGAGAAG GTGCACGTGAACCTGCTGCTCCTGGAGGCCCGGCTGCAGGCGGCGCTGCAGTACGCGCTGCGGGCCATCGGCCGCTACATGACGTGA